The nucleotide window TGGATCACATCGTGCCACTCGGGTGACAGGCAGAGCATTCCGATCCCCGGCGGACCACCGCAACCCTTGTGAGCGGGTGCCGCCAAGGCATGCACTCCGAGTGCCTGGACATCCACCGGCAAGTAGCCCAGCGACTGGGCCGCATCACACAGGAACAAAATTTGATTCGACTTGTTTCGCAATCGGTTGTGTTCCGCGATGGCCGCTCCGATCTCTGCGATCGGTTGAACTGCCCCGGTCACGTTGGACGCATGCGACAAAGCCACCAAGCGAGTGGCGTCATGGATCTTTCCGATGACATCGTTCGCTGACAGCAAACCGTTGACATCCGGTGAGACTTCCTCGATCGTCGCGCCGGCCGCTGTTGCCGCAACGAGCAATGGTCGCAAAACGGCGTTGTGCTCAACCGCTGAAGTCAGCAGGTGCGAGCCGGTTCCGATCGCATGCGAGGGACCGACCAGCCCATGCATGACGGCGTTCAACGCCGAGGTGCAGCCCGAGTGAAAGCTGACGCAGTGGTCCGATTCGGCATTCACAAAACGAGCCAGTTGAGATCGCAACGAACGAGTGAGTTCGCTGGCTTTCCTCGCCGACGCGTAATTGCCTCGCGAAGCCGAGGAGCCGACGTTGGTCAGGAACTCAACCATCGCTTCGGCGACACCCTCCGCTTTCGGCCACGAGGTTGCAGCGTGGTCCAAGTAGATGCGGGGTGGGGTGGCAGGCACGGTTGTGTCAGACGGTTCAGTCGGGATCGGGCGTTGATTCAGTGGTGAAGGTGCAGCCGGGCGGCATCACAAACCTTCCGCGGTGTACCGCCAGCGTTTCAGATATCCAATCAGATCCGACATCTGATCAACCGACAAGGTTTGTTCCATCCCACTGGGCATCAAAGAAGCGTCGACCGCACGAAAGGTTTCGATGTCATCGCGACTCACTCGGCGTTGTTGGTTTTCCGCTTCCAGCAAAGTGACGGATTCGGAATCTTCCTTGTGCAGCAACCCTGAGACGACCTCGCCATCCACCGTCAAGATTTGATAACGCGTGAAGGAAGCGTCGATGGCTGCATCGGGATTCAGGACCGCGACCAGCAACGCTTCCGCGGTTTTGGTGCGACTGTCACTGATGTCAGGCCCCACGGCATGCCCCACGCCTTCCATGCGGTGACAATTGGAACAGTGTTGTGCAAACAACTTTCGACCGCTGGAAACATCCGCGCTCGAAAACCGGCTCGCGACTTCGGCGTACTGCTTCAGGACCTTGGCTCGATCCTCGGGCGGTGCAAACGTTTGATTGGCGAGTTCACGAATCGCTTTGTCGCGATGAGAACGCAAGGCGTTCGCGGTGGTCGCATCCACAAACGAACGAGGCAGATGCTCTTGCTTGACCGCCAAAAGCAACCACTTGGCGGTGTCGGAATCAGAACGAGCTCGTCGGCAGACCACAGCACGTTCCTCCGGTCGCCAGGGATCCTGATGTGAAACCAAAATCGAACGCGTCCATTCAGGGTCCGTTTTCAACAGCCCGTCCAAGATGCGCGAACGCAGATCGGCGCCCGTGGAATCCGTCAGTCGATCACGAAGTTCAGGGGAATCGGGAGCGAGTGGAAGCAATACCTCCACCGCATCTTTGCGTCGGCCATGGTCCTGATTGGGATCCACCAAGGTCGCTTTTGCGGTCTCCGCGACAAGAGCGAAGAAATCCACTTTGGTACCGTTGATCGCCGCCTTGACCTTGGCGGTCGATCGCACGCCCGTGATCCAGTTGGCGACGAATTGGAACGCGTCGTTTTTGTCATCGACGCTTGAAATCAGATCCAGTGTTGTCTCGGGATCGGTCGCGGCTGAACGCCGAATCCAGCGCAGAAGATTGGATCGATGGGCGGCAGTGAGTTGGGTTTCGTCCACTTCAATCGATCGACGAACGAGTTCCTGCAGCATCGGTGGCGGAACAGTGGGAAGCAGTTTTGCGACCAAGTTCGAATCCGCTTGT belongs to Rhodopirellula islandica and includes:
- a CDS encoding aminotransferase class V-fold PLP-dependent enzyme: MPTEPSDTTVPATPPRIYLDHAATSWPKAEGVAEAMVEFLTNVGSSASRGNYASARKASELTRSLRSQLARFVNAESDHCVSFHSGCTSALNAVMHGLVGPSHAIGTGSHLLTSAVEHNAVLRPLLVAATAAGATIEEVSPDVNGLLSANDVIGKIHDATRLVALSHASNVTGAVQPIAEIGAAIAEHNRLRNKSNQILFLCDAAQSLGYLPVDVQALGVHALAAPAHKGCGGPPGIGMLCLSPEWHDVIQPWMQGGTGHDGRSDVMPESMPEKLEPGTMNLPAIAGWRAAMDWLAPLEDSAQKLAGLSQQLHAGLSSIGGVQVFGRPGPLPITSLDFGPDLPPDDAAAILEGEFGMEVRSGHHCAARIHRHLGTEVAGTVRISGGHGTTPDEIDAAIQAVAEIAAQITALS